One segment of Rhodopirellula baltica SH 1 DNA contains the following:
- a CDS encoding esterase/lipase family protein — protein sequence MNFTRLNGRRFKAIRRFALIAAVTLSPAWGIHTWWGTSENTTMAQNINVPLPTFGGAQLWTDHDHRAGYRIQQNAVTKHWRLLDPNNVRRAWGSRADVDEALNQLQPDIAPPCDRPVVVLLHGLMRTDNCMKSLETKLHAEGYEQTIRFGYASTRDSLAESAAALRDVLENQSSDAEFAFVGHSMGNIVTRHLIGDLQADGDPKNLLPRLKSMVMLGPPNQGAAIARRLAPTGVFGLVAGPGAMELGTRWSNVESHLATPPFPFAIVAGKVATPIANPLVDGDGDFVVSLEEAQLEGAETVHQVPVLHSFLMEEPDVQEWTIEFLNTH from the coding sequence ATGAACTTCACCCGATTGAACGGCCGTCGTTTCAAAGCCATTCGGCGATTTGCTTTGATCGCCGCTGTTACACTGTCTCCCGCTTGGGGCATTCACACTTGGTGGGGAACTTCCGAGAACACGACCATGGCTCAGAACATCAACGTTCCCCTGCCCACTTTCGGCGGGGCTCAATTGTGGACCGATCACGACCATCGTGCCGGTTACCGCATTCAGCAAAACGCGGTGACCAAACACTGGCGACTGCTCGATCCCAACAACGTTCGACGAGCATGGGGGAGTCGTGCCGACGTCGACGAAGCACTCAATCAACTGCAACCTGACATCGCCCCGCCATGCGATCGGCCAGTCGTCGTCCTGCTGCACGGTTTGATGCGAACGGACAATTGCATGAAATCGTTGGAAACCAAACTCCACGCCGAAGGTTACGAACAAACGATTCGGTTTGGATACGCTAGCACGCGTGACTCGCTAGCTGAATCAGCCGCCGCACTTCGGGACGTCCTCGAGAACCAGTCTTCTGACGCCGAGTTTGCCTTCGTCGGTCATAGCATGGGCAACATCGTCACTCGGCATCTGATCGGTGACCTGCAAGCCGATGGCGACCCGAAAAACCTGCTGCCGCGATTGAAATCGATGGTCATGCTTGGACCACCCAACCAAGGCGCCGCAATCGCACGGCGACTCGCCCCCACCGGTGTGTTTGGTTTGGTTGCCGGCCCCGGTGCGATGGAATTGGGGACTCGTTGGTCCAATGTGGAATCACACCTGGCCACACCCCCGTTCCCGTTCGCAATCGTTGCCGGAAAGGTCGCGACACCGATCGCGAATCCTTTGGTGGATGGCGACGGTGACTTTGTCGTCAGCCTCGAGGAAGCCCAACTGGAAGGAGCGGAAACGGTTCATCAAGTTCCCGTGCTGCACTCATTCCTGATGGAAGAACCCGACGTGCAAGAATGGACGATCGAGTTTCTCAACACTCACTGA
- a CDS encoding DUF3299 domain-containing protein, whose protein sequence is MDARQMLLNCRIPLMAMAGCLAVGAMLPALCFADDSQTQKERTATARSIIEQRRAAMRGEAAGREKVEIRKSSQADLAKGDITFDDLTFDIEKGEVFDEEKLTKELKFLNGRNVRLRGYMLPSTLYKETDIDKFVLVRDNQECCFGPGAALFDCVMIEMQPGRTTDFVPRPIMVEGKFVLDTEKYRYPGGKGPDGASHMAVFRIEGLRVR, encoded by the coding sequence ATGGATGCTCGTCAGATGCTATTGAATTGTCGAATTCCTTTGATGGCGATGGCTGGATGCCTGGCCGTTGGGGCCATGCTCCCTGCTCTTTGCTTTGCGGACGATTCCCAGACGCAGAAGGAACGCACCGCGACGGCTCGATCGATCATCGAACAACGTCGGGCGGCGATGCGAGGGGAAGCTGCCGGGCGTGAGAAGGTTGAGATCCGCAAGAGCAGCCAGGCGGATTTGGCCAAGGGCGACATCACGTTCGATGATTTGACGTTTGATATCGAAAAAGGCGAGGTGTTCGACGAGGAGAAGCTGACCAAAGAGCTGAAGTTCTTGAATGGTCGCAACGTGCGTTTGCGAGGATACATGTTGCCAAGCACGTTGTACAAAGAAACCGATATCGACAAATTCGTCTTGGTGCGAGACAACCAGGAGTGCTGTTTCGGGCCCGGTGCGGCATTGTTCGATTGTGTGATGATTGAGATGCAGCCGGGGCGAACGACGGATTTTGTGCCACGACCCATCATGGTGGAAGGCAAGTTTGTCTTGGATACTGAGAAGTATCGATACCCCGGTGGCAAAGGCCCTGATGGGGCATCTCACATGGCCGTGTTTCGAATAGAGGGACTTCGCGTCCGATGA
- the pepT gene encoding peptidase T codes for MINPDRLLQRFLRYVRINTAADPQSQAYPSTESQRELGKMLADELTQMGLTDVVLDEHAVVTATVPSTIDGTAPTVALVAHMDTSPEAPSESIDPQVVESYSGGDIPLPSGNAITVSGCPDLEKMIGHTLVTTDGSTLLGGDDKAGVAIIMELAETLVENPHLPHGPVRIVMTCDEEIGHGTDKLDLQKLDATVAYTIDGGGQGIIDVETFSADAMTLIFRGHNIHPAIAKDRMVNSLRAASDFAASLPRDYETPETTDGRDGFIHLHDIVGGVGQTRVELILRSFDSEQLSVYADKVRELAEQATAAWPGMKLQCEVRRQYRNLADGLAKLPESVSLAEQAFENLGLPCQTAIVRGGTDGSQLTEKGLPTPNLSSGQHNIHSVLEFASLDEMVISANHLVELLKLWSEKRV; via the coding sequence ATGATCAACCCAGACCGTTTGCTGCAACGCTTTCTTCGCTACGTTCGAATCAACACCGCCGCTGATCCGCAGTCCCAAGCCTACCCCAGCACCGAAAGCCAGCGTGAATTGGGGAAGATGTTGGCGGATGAGTTGACTCAGATGGGACTGACCGATGTGGTTTTGGACGAGCACGCGGTTGTAACGGCAACGGTCCCGTCAACGATCGACGGCACCGCGCCGACCGTGGCTTTGGTGGCTCACATGGACACGTCGCCGGAAGCACCCAGCGAGTCGATCGATCCGCAAGTCGTTGAATCGTACAGCGGCGGTGACATCCCGCTTCCCAGCGGCAACGCGATCACCGTCTCGGGGTGTCCTGATCTCGAAAAGATGATTGGGCACACTCTCGTCACCACCGATGGCTCGACGTTGTTGGGTGGCGATGACAAAGCCGGCGTCGCAATCATCATGGAACTCGCCGAAACATTGGTTGAGAATCCCCATCTTCCGCACGGTCCGGTTCGCATCGTGATGACTTGCGACGAGGAGATCGGACACGGCACGGATAAATTGGATTTGCAAAAGCTTGATGCGACGGTGGCGTATACCATCGACGGCGGCGGCCAAGGCATCATTGACGTCGAAACGTTTTCGGCCGACGCGATGACGCTGATTTTTCGCGGTCACAACATTCACCCGGCGATCGCGAAGGACCGGATGGTCAACTCGTTGCGGGCTGCGTCCGATTTTGCCGCTTCGTTGCCCCGTGATTACGAGACGCCTGAAACCACTGACGGTCGAGACGGTTTCATCCATCTGCACGATATCGTCGGCGGCGTGGGGCAGACTCGCGTGGAACTGATCTTGCGATCCTTCGACAGCGAACAGTTGTCAGTTTATGCAGACAAAGTTCGCGAGTTGGCTGAGCAAGCCACCGCGGCGTGGCCGGGAATGAAATTGCAGTGTGAGGTTCGACGCCAGTATCGGAATTTGGCAGATGGATTGGCGAAGCTGCCCGAGTCAGTTTCGTTGGCCGAACAGGCGTTTGAGAATTTGGGGCTGCCTTGTCAAACCGCAATTGTTCGAGGTGGCACTGATGGGAGTCAGTTGACCGAGAAAGGACTGCCGACGCCGAACTTGTCCAGCGGTCAACACAACATTCACAGCGTTCTAGAATTCGCGAGCCTGGATGAGATGGTCATCTCTGCGAATCATTTGGTTGAGTTGTTGAAACTCTGGAGCGAGAAGCGAGTCTGA
- a CDS encoding SDR family oxidoreductase, whose amino-acid sequence MQAIPTYVVTGATRGIGRAVAKELAGRGFRVFAVGRSVELLQSLSEACGSRVTTVAADLCSIAGVEQLLASIPSDSEIAGLVHSAGSLVPLQPYEQIDMNELAEHFRIHVGVPIELFNSLSRDCTVKRMLFIDSYSASNARLGWGAYSIVKAAAQMAARCAAQELPGTRTIRAYPGAVNTRIVDAVLASDTQTASTFASMREKGEFAEPEDVARFLVALLVDATDELIGSRDVFDYNNPGDRADVFQLTRS is encoded by the coding sequence ATGCAAGCGATCCCAACGTACGTTGTGACTGGTGCAACACGCGGAATTGGCCGAGCAGTAGCGAAAGAGTTGGCAGGCCGTGGGTTTCGTGTTTTCGCGGTTGGCAGGTCGGTCGAGTTGCTGCAGTCGCTGTCCGAAGCATGCGGTTCACGAGTGACGACCGTGGCCGCCGATCTTTGCTCGATCGCCGGTGTTGAACAGCTTTTAGCAAGTATTCCGTCAGACTCTGAGATTGCTGGCCTCGTGCATTCGGCTGGTTCTTTGGTTCCATTGCAGCCATATGAGCAGATCGACATGAATGAGCTGGCGGAACACTTTCGCATTCATGTTGGTGTGCCGATTGAGTTGTTTAACTCCTTGAGTCGAGATTGCACCGTCAAACGGATGTTGTTCATTGACAGTTATTCGGCATCGAATGCTCGTCTTGGATGGGGAGCGTATTCGATTGTGAAGGCGGCGGCGCAGATGGCTGCTCGTTGTGCTGCCCAGGAGTTGCCGGGTACCCGTACGATCCGTGCTTATCCCGGTGCGGTCAACACACGGATCGTTGACGCCGTTTTGGCTTCTGACACGCAAACCGCGTCGACTTTCGCGAGCATGCGAGAGAAAGGCGAATTTGCTGAGCCGGAAGACGTCGCACGATTCCTGGTTGCGCTGTTGGTGGACGCGACCGACGAACTGATCGGCTCACGTGACGTCTTTGACTACAACAATCCCGGCGATCGCGCGGATGTTTTTCAGCTCACTAGGAGCTAG
- a CDS encoding DUF4190 domain-containing protein, with the protein MSAEVQFSGAADAAEFPYKAINRGAIASLVFLALSLPGLMPTFSPMLILTVPGILAGVIALRAISRFPDEYSGSGVAKVGVVGCAVLFLGGIGFHTYTYLTEVPEGYERVAFYKLQSEPNGPDLPTPDALKIDGEDIFLKGYIHPSSGSGMLRQFVLVPDLGTCCFGGDPRSSDMIEVTLPPGESVRAGLTKRKLAGTFKVNRVPQSKEDFENAMFYKMRVDLYK; encoded by the coding sequence ATGTCCGCTGAAGTCCAGTTTTCAGGGGCCGCAGACGCTGCTGAGTTTCCCTACAAAGCGATCAACCGCGGCGCGATCGCGTCGTTGGTCTTCTTGGCGTTGTCGTTGCCCGGATTGATGCCGACGTTCTCGCCGATGCTGATCCTGACCGTCCCCGGAATTTTGGCGGGCGTGATCGCGTTGCGAGCGATCAGTCGTTTTCCGGACGAATACAGCGGTTCGGGCGTTGCGAAGGTTGGTGTGGTCGGTTGTGCCGTGCTTTTTTTGGGTGGCATCGGGTTTCACACCTACACGTATCTGACGGAAGTTCCTGAGGGGTATGAACGCGTGGCGTTTTACAAGCTGCAGTCGGAGCCGAATGGTCCTGACCTGCCCACGCCCGATGCTTTGAAAATTGATGGCGAAGACATCTTTTTGAAGGGGTACATCCACCCCAGCAGCGGAAGCGGCATGCTTCGTCAGTTTGTGTTGGTTCCCGACCTTGGGACATGTTGTTTTGGCGGGGATCCGCGCAGCAGCGACATGATTGAGGTGACGTTGCCACCGGGCGAATCAGTCCGTGCTGGGCTGACCAAACGCAAGTTGGCAGGAACGTTCAAGGTCAATCGTGTGCCTCAGAGCAAAGAGGATTTTGAGAACGCGATGTTCTACAAAATGCGAGTTGATCTGTACAAATAA
- a CDS encoding trypsin-like peptidase domain-containing protein: MNRISTPFEMLLAVALLLGISTPIHADDPTPARYQSILAKAVRHVAEDTLPSVVTIEVIGVMQANGEVRQDAPTSGVVIDEQGHVLTSSWVTGGDSASIIVNAPSGKRFPAEVVAKDEHRDLVLLKVSSPDETWQPIAFSTNDPANDKVGETMVAVARYGENNTPMVSTGILSAVGRLDGTAIQTDARISPAFYGGPLVDLKGRFRGIVIPAVGEGGAEDPTAWYDSGIAFAVPSTIIAQKLDRLRRGENIQQGLLGFVVAGSDPYAEGTELSVVRKRSPADKAGLKVGDELKSIGGQNVTRRQEIKLALGQYDAGDEVEIEYERDGQRMSSAATMIATIPPLQPQFIGLIAADEVTEQTEEEDTEDESDSSTSVIVQHVWNKSPADGKLKVNDRLIQLDGSPILDSNAMRQRLWASDPDIPIELTIERDGKEQVVSVDPLTLDGPLDRIEAFETTKSSPADEWSVETLQLPDITNAAAIWYPKQEPAVGTSPTEAPTTPLALAIVLAPPKDRDPSAMLDPWKDLARQHHVAVCVICSDGDDQWRPNEVDAISKLTAASLKQSSASPSAVALIGGGAFMLDEKANPADSMALGASLSTVNVFSGVAISNETEPPAVRLRKDGPPRLLRVLIPSPPNSELPFWAETLRRIGCPLQTTLTLNRDLCLQWTRSLLAM, encoded by the coding sequence GTGAACCGCATATCCACTCCGTTTGAAATGCTGCTCGCTGTTGCTCTTTTGCTTGGCATATCAACGCCGATCCATGCCGATGACCCGACGCCGGCGCGATACCAAAGCATTTTGGCGAAAGCCGTGCGGCATGTTGCTGAGGACACGCTGCCCTCCGTCGTGACCATCGAAGTCATCGGTGTCATGCAAGCCAACGGCGAAGTCCGGCAAGATGCGCCGACATCGGGCGTGGTGATCGACGAACAGGGCCATGTTCTGACGTCGTCATGGGTGACCGGGGGTGACTCCGCCAGCATCATCGTCAACGCTCCGAGCGGCAAACGCTTCCCGGCCGAAGTCGTCGCCAAAGATGAACATAGAGACCTCGTGCTACTGAAGGTGTCCTCTCCAGATGAAACCTGGCAGCCGATCGCTTTTTCGACAAACGATCCAGCCAACGACAAAGTCGGAGAAACGATGGTTGCGGTCGCTCGGTACGGTGAAAACAACACGCCGATGGTGAGCACAGGAATCCTTTCCGCAGTCGGTCGACTCGATGGCACCGCAATCCAAACCGATGCCCGAATCTCCCCCGCCTTCTATGGTGGTCCACTGGTTGATTTGAAGGGTCGTTTTCGTGGCATCGTTATCCCCGCGGTTGGAGAAGGCGGCGCGGAAGACCCAACCGCTTGGTACGACTCCGGAATTGCCTTCGCCGTCCCCAGCACGATCATCGCCCAAAAGCTAGATAGATTGCGTCGTGGTGAAAACATTCAACAAGGCTTGCTCGGCTTCGTCGTCGCGGGCAGCGACCCTTACGCGGAAGGAACCGAACTGAGCGTCGTTCGCAAACGGTCGCCCGCCGACAAAGCGGGCCTGAAAGTCGGTGACGAACTGAAGTCCATCGGCGGTCAAAACGTCACTCGACGACAAGAAATCAAACTCGCACTGGGTCAATACGACGCTGGAGACGAAGTCGAAATTGAGTACGAGCGTGATGGGCAACGGATGTCATCCGCCGCAACGATGATTGCAACGATCCCGCCACTACAACCTCAATTCATTGGCCTGATCGCGGCCGACGAAGTGACCGAACAAACCGAAGAAGAAGACACCGAAGACGAATCCGACTCGTCGACTTCTGTCATCGTCCAGCATGTTTGGAACAAGTCTCCCGCCGACGGCAAGCTAAAGGTCAATGATCGTTTGATTCAACTTGACGGTTCGCCGATCCTAGATTCCAACGCAATGCGACAACGTCTTTGGGCGTCCGATCCCGATATCCCCATCGAGCTGACGATCGAACGTGACGGCAAAGAACAAGTGGTTTCGGTCGATCCGTTGACGCTGGATGGCCCCCTCGACCGAATCGAAGCTTTCGAGACAACGAAATCATCGCCGGCAGATGAATGGTCCGTTGAAACACTGCAATTGCCGGACATTACCAACGCGGCCGCAATCTGGTATCCCAAACAAGAACCTGCCGTCGGTACTTCCCCAACCGAAGCTCCGACAACACCGCTCGCTTTGGCGATCGTTCTGGCTCCTCCGAAGGACCGTGATCCATCCGCGATGCTAGACCCTTGGAAAGACCTCGCTCGCCAGCATCATGTCGCCGTGTGCGTGATCTGCAGCGATGGCGACGATCAATGGCGCCCCAACGAAGTCGATGCAATCAGCAAACTGACAGCCGCATCGCTGAAGCAATCCAGTGCATCACCGTCCGCGGTCGCCTTGATCGGCGGAGGTGCCTTCATGTTGGACGAAAAAGCCAATCCTGCTGATTCGATGGCACTCGGCGCATCCCTCTCGACCGTGAATGTCTTCTCCGGCGTTGCGATCTCGAATGAGACCGAGCCGCCCGCCGTTCGCTTACGAAAAGACGGACCACCCCGGCTTCTTCGGGTCCTCATTCCGAGCCCTCCCAATTCGGAGTTGCCGTTTTGGGCCGAAACACTCCGGCGAATTGGCTGCCCGCTGCAAACCACACTCACGCTCAACCGTGACCTGTGCCTTCAATGGACTCGATCCCTCTTGGCGATGTGA
- a CDS encoding S1C family serine protease: MVRIGCLTLALFASAISLAANLRAEESSLLPDEQKWIEQFESARVAGIAKATPSTVMVFVPGGGGGGSGVLISPDGYALTNFHVSSPAGTYMRCGLSDGKVYDAVVVGIDPVGDLALIQLLGRDDFSTAEFVPSRSVQVGDWCFAIGNPFLLATNLQPTVTAGIISGVRRYQYPSGTLLEYGNCFQTDASINPGNSGGPLYDNDGDLIGIIGRASFEKRGRVNVGVGYAISGDQAQNFLGCLHSGRIVDHATLGATVGTDEDGSVRVTNILSSSDAYRRGLRYGDEILEIDGQVIQTANDVQNILATFPASWRIPITYRQEGTSVETLVRLASVHRGSELLEKMKSALPPPPPAPPKPPTPSDPEGDAPGDLESDDETSPDGSDKAKPNDPKPLMKDAAGEPIPAMAVKQIKIREGYGNYYYNELHQTKFIERLRRQFKDVEANDSVWKIRGKTVPVVDGQEASDFLITIGDGQFKFKIGDDLQQLSRGDELLQVVDEQRDAGILACLNALQRMLTLGPRQFGDTYYWGTMPLSGQRPLRDTVVGVHSDLETRFLHHPQSERLEVIESIAGNDTDPAELWFAAEDDALPSTLQLRYGLTTVLNLQITDWSTAPANQPQVPVDGDAS; the protein is encoded by the coding sequence ATGGTGCGAATCGGTTGTTTGACGCTTGCCCTCTTTGCATCAGCGATTTCGTTGGCGGCCAATCTTCGTGCCGAAGAGTCTTCGCTTCTGCCTGACGAGCAAAAGTGGATTGAGCAGTTCGAGTCCGCACGTGTTGCCGGCATCGCAAAGGCCACCCCTTCCACCGTGATGGTGTTTGTTCCAGGTGGCGGTGGAGGCGGTAGCGGTGTTTTGATCAGTCCCGACGGATATGCGTTGACCAACTTTCACGTCAGCAGTCCTGCGGGCACCTACATGCGATGCGGACTCAGCGATGGCAAAGTGTACGACGCCGTGGTTGTCGGTATCGATCCGGTGGGCGACTTGGCACTCATCCAATTGTTGGGCCGCGACGATTTTTCAACGGCTGAATTCGTCCCCAGCCGTTCGGTGCAAGTTGGTGACTGGTGTTTCGCCATTGGCAATCCGTTCTTACTCGCAACCAATCTGCAACCAACCGTTACCGCAGGAATCATCAGCGGTGTGCGTCGCTACCAGTATCCTTCTGGGACGTTACTCGAATACGGCAACTGCTTTCAAACTGATGCTTCCATCAATCCCGGAAACTCCGGTGGCCCGTTGTATGACAATGACGGCGATTTGATCGGGATCATCGGCCGAGCTTCGTTCGAAAAACGTGGACGCGTCAACGTCGGCGTTGGCTACGCCATCTCAGGCGACCAAGCTCAAAACTTCCTCGGCTGTTTGCACAGTGGACGCATCGTGGATCATGCCACTCTTGGTGCCACCGTTGGCACGGACGAAGACGGCAGTGTCCGAGTCACCAACATCCTCAGTTCCAGCGATGCCTACCGACGAGGGCTCCGTTACGGAGACGAAATTCTCGAGATCGATGGCCAAGTCATCCAAACGGCCAACGATGTTCAAAATATTCTTGCAACGTTCCCAGCGTCATGGCGAATCCCAATCACGTATCGGCAAGAGGGAACGAGCGTGGAAACGTTGGTTCGTTTGGCCAGCGTTCACCGCGGATCGGAACTGCTTGAGAAAATGAAGTCGGCATTGCCGCCACCTCCCCCCGCTCCACCGAAGCCACCCACTCCATCCGATCCCGAAGGAGACGCCCCCGGAGATTTGGAATCAGACGATGAAACATCGCCGGATGGCTCGGACAAAGCCAAACCGAACGACCCAAAACCGTTGATGAAGGACGCGGCGGGCGAACCGATTCCAGCAATGGCGGTCAAGCAAATCAAAATCCGCGAAGGCTATGGCAACTATTACTACAACGAACTGCACCAAACGAAATTCATCGAGCGACTTCGCCGGCAATTTAAGGACGTCGAGGCAAACGATTCCGTTTGGAAGATTCGCGGCAAAACCGTTCCCGTTGTCGATGGACAAGAAGCGAGCGATTTTCTAATCACGATTGGCGATGGCCAATTCAAATTCAAGATCGGCGACGACCTTCAGCAACTTTCACGTGGCGACGAACTGCTGCAAGTCGTCGATGAACAACGCGATGCGGGTATCCTGGCATGCTTGAACGCACTGCAACGCATGTTAACGCTCGGCCCGAGACAATTTGGCGACACGTACTACTGGGGCACGATGCCGCTCTCAGGCCAACGGCCCCTTCGCGACACCGTCGTTGGTGTCCACTCTGATTTGGAAACCCGATTCTTGCATCACCCACAATCTGAACGATTGGAAGTGATTGAATCCATCGCTGGCAACGACACCGACCCCGCCGAACTTTGGTTCGCAGCAGAAGACGACGCACTGCCGTCGACCTTGCAACTCCGCTATGGGCTGACCACCGTTTTGAACTTGCAAATCACCGATTGGTCCACCGCGCCAGCCAACCAACCTCAGGTTCCAGTCGATGGAGATGCATCATGA
- a CDS encoding sugar phosphate isomerase/epimerase family protein, which yields MSVETNRSSPVLSGNSEEVGSPKQASRRAWLAGVAAAAGASACSGRVSLAQAGTGDEEVVAPRKPNPIAVSTYSYWRYRDDSKLSIEECVDLAADAGFDAVEVLHVQMTDESNGTLQRIKQRAFRRGLSLCGMSTHQSFVSPDPAERQKNIDHTIHCIELAYAMGIPTIRVNTGRWGTSGSFDELMANKGIEPTLEGHTDEEGFGWVREGFEKCLPVAEKCGVVMGLENHWGLGRTANGVLRVIGEVDSPWLRATLDTGNFLENQYDQYRQLAPEAVFVQAKTYFGGGTWYTLDIDYGRVAEILREVDYRGYISLEFEGSEAHESAIPKSLAMLREAFR from the coding sequence ATGAGCGTTGAGACCAATCGATCTTCTCCTGTTCTGTCCGGCAATTCAGAAGAGGTCGGCTCGCCAAAACAGGCTTCACGTCGGGCTTGGTTGGCAGGGGTTGCTGCGGCGGCGGGAGCGTCGGCATGTTCCGGTCGAGTGTCTTTGGCTCAAGCCGGCACCGGCGATGAAGAAGTCGTTGCTCCGCGGAAGCCGAATCCGATCGCGGTGTCGACCTATTCGTACTGGCGATATCGCGACGACAGCAAACTTTCGATTGAGGAGTGCGTGGATTTGGCCGCGGACGCGGGATTCGATGCGGTGGAAGTGTTGCATGTTCAGATGACCGACGAATCCAACGGGACATTGCAAAGGATCAAGCAGCGAGCGTTTCGTCGAGGTTTGAGTTTGTGCGGGATGTCGACTCACCAGTCATTCGTCTCGCCGGACCCGGCAGAACGTCAAAAGAACATCGATCACACGATCCACTGCATCGAGTTGGCATATGCGATGGGTATCCCCACGATCCGCGTGAACACGGGGCGGTGGGGAACGTCAGGCAGTTTTGATGAGCTGATGGCCAACAAAGGCATCGAGCCGACTTTGGAGGGGCATACCGACGAGGAAGGTTTTGGTTGGGTCCGCGAAGGATTTGAAAAGTGTCTGCCAGTCGCCGAGAAGTGTGGTGTGGTGATGGGACTGGAGAATCATTGGGGGCTAGGACGGACCGCGAATGGAGTTTTGCGGGTCATCGGAGAAGTTGATTCGCCTTGGTTGCGGGCAACGCTCGACACAGGCAATTTTCTGGAGAATCAGTACGACCAGTACCGACAATTGGCTCCCGAAGCGGTGTTTGTTCAGGCCAAGACTTACTTTGGTGGGGGCACCTGGTACACGTTGGACATCGATTACGGCCGAGTGGCGGAGATTCTGCGAGAGGTCGACTATCGCGGATACATCAGTTTGGAATTCGAAGGCAGTGAGGCCCACGAATCCGCCATTCCGAAGAGTTTGGCGATGTTGAGAGAGGCATTTCGCTAA
- a CDS encoding S1C family serine protease — protein sequence MSGVPKLSRLATAPSHAGKDPASLLRLLLGCITASLIVFLASEKSWAQPSMARPSDQVQSKMVKVYGAGGLSGLEAYQSGFLVSPAGHIATAWSYVLDVDPVVILHDGRRFESKIVGFEPALELAVLKIEADDLSFFPIPESDNVSWGDPVLAVSNLFGIATGNEPASVMQGRVAAKTKLDARRGTFQTPYRGEVLLLDLVANNPGAAGGALVDPEGQFLGMLGKELRDRKTGVWLNYAIPAGVLRQPIGDIIAGRKTTLPDESNPVLPRDKSHSPIGLGIGLIPDVLENTPAFIDFIEKDSPAARVDLRPDDLIVLANGRRVSHQRALRDLLRRIDRRDQVALVVQRDNEILDLVLRP from the coding sequence ATGAGTGGCGTTCCAAAACTCTCGCGTCTTGCCACCGCCCCATCCCATGCCGGTAAGGATCCCGCGTCGTTGCTGCGTCTTCTGCTGGGGTGCATCACTGCTTCGCTGATCGTTTTTCTTGCGTCTGAAAAATCCTGGGCTCAGCCTTCAATGGCTCGTCCGTCCGACCAAGTCCAATCGAAGATGGTCAAGGTCTATGGCGCCGGTGGGTTGTCCGGACTGGAGGCTTACCAGAGCGGGTTCCTGGTTTCGCCAGCAGGTCACATCGCAACGGCATGGAGCTATGTCCTGGACGTTGACCCGGTCGTCATTCTTCACGACGGCCGACGGTTCGAATCGAAGATCGTGGGTTTTGAACCGGCGCTCGAGTTGGCGGTGCTGAAGATCGAAGCGGATGACCTTTCCTTCTTTCCGATTCCAGAATCCGACAACGTTTCTTGGGGTGATCCTGTCCTCGCGGTCAGCAATTTGTTTGGCATCGCAACGGGGAATGAACCGGCGAGCGTGATGCAGGGCCGAGTCGCAGCGAAGACCAAACTCGACGCTCGTCGTGGGACTTTTCAAACGCCCTATCGCGGCGAGGTATTGCTGCTCGACCTGGTCGCCAACAACCCCGGTGCGGCTGGCGGAGCCCTTGTCGATCCCGAAGGCCAATTCCTCGGGATGTTGGGAAAGGAACTTCGAGATCGAAAGACCGGCGTTTGGCTGAACTACGCCATTCCCGCTGGCGTTCTTCGTCAACCGATCGGCGACATCATCGCCGGTCGCAAAACAACGCTTCCTGATGAATCCAATCCGGTTCTGCCCCGCGATAAATCTCACTCGCCGATTGGTTTGGGCATTGGATTGATCCCGGACGTTCTCGAAAACACTCCCGCCTTCATCGACTTCATCGAGAAAGATTCACCGGCCGCTCGCGTGGACCTTCGACCAGACGATTTGATTGTCCTCGCCAATGGTCGCCGTGTTTCGCACCAACGTGCTCTCCGTGATCTGCTAAGGCGAATCGACCGCCGCGACCAAGTCGCCTTGGTGGTTCAGCGAGACAACGAAATTCTTGACTTGGTATTACGTCCATGA